The following proteins are encoded in a genomic region of Mycteria americana isolate JAX WOST 10 ecotype Jacksonville Zoo and Gardens chromosome 14, USCA_MyAme_1.0, whole genome shotgun sequence:
- the SLC35H1 gene encoding solute carrier family 35 member C2 isoform X3, with the protein MAAGAGGAALGRAALAAPLVLLYYGFSIGITFYNKWLMKSFPFPLLVTLLHLLLIFGLSALARALAHCRSGRPRAALSWADCLRRAAPAALSTSLDIGLSNWSFLYVTVSLYTMTKSSAILFILLFSLLFKLEEVRVALLLVVLLIAGGLFMFTYKSTQFNAQGFVLVLCASFLGGIRWTLTQILMQKAELGLQNPIDIMFHLQPLMFLGLFPLFAVFEGLPLSISEKLFRFHEAGMLFSLEICILFLATHLLGDRLSLLNWLGFAVCLSGISLHVILKAMNSKGEEALKLHKEASSDPDLELLLRQTECGEEEEEDVETPQQH; encoded by the exons atggcggcgggggcgggcggcgcggcgctggggCGGGCCGCGCTCGCGGCGCCGCTGGTGCTGCTCTACTACGGCTTCTCCATCGGCATCACCTTCTACAACAAGTGGCTTATGAAg AGCTTCCCCTTCCCGCTGCTCGTGACCCTGCTGCACCTCCTCCTCATCTTCGGCCTCTCGGCGCTCGCCCGCGCCCTGGCGCACTGCCGCtccgggcggccgcgggcggctCTCTCCTGGGCCGACTGCCTCCGCCGGGCGGCTCCCGCAG CTCTGTCAACTTCCTTGGATATTGGGCTGAGTAACTGGAGCTTCTTATACGTCACTGTCTCCCT CTACACGATGACCAAATCTTCTGCCATTCTCTTCATCCTGCTTTTTTCACTGCTCTTCAAGCTGGAGGAAGTG AGGGTGGCATTGCTGCTGGTGGTTCTGCTCATCGCTGGGGGGCTCTTCATGTTCACCTACAAGTCCACACAGTTCAACGCACAGGGGTTCGTGCTGGTGCTGTGTGCCTCTTTCCTTGGGGGTATTCGCTGGACTCTCACGCAGATACTTATGCAGAAGGCTGAATTGG GGCTCCAGAACCCCATTGATATCATGTTTCACCTGCAGCCGCTCATGTTCCTGGGGCTCTTCCCACTCTTTGCGGTGTTTGAGG GCCTGCCCTTGTCCATATCAGAGAAGCTCTTCCGTTTCCATGAAGCAGGAATGCTGTTCTCTCTG GAAATCTGCATTTTATTCCTTGCCACACATTTGCTGGGAGACCGCCTCAGTCTCTTGAACTGGCTGGGCTTTGCTGTCTGTCTGTCAGGAATCTCCCTTCATGTCATTCTCAAAGCCATGAATTCCAAAG GTGAAGAAGCACTGAAGCTACATAAAGAGGCCAGCTCTGACCCTgacctggagctgctgctgcgccAGACTGAAtgtggtgaggaggaggaagaggatgttGAAACCCCACAGCAACACTGA
- the SLC35H1 gene encoding solute carrier family 35 member C2 isoform X1, translating to MAAGAGGAALGRAALAAPLVLLYYGFSIGITFYNKWLMKSFPFPLLVTLLHLLLIFGLSALARALAHCRSGRPRAALSWADCLRRAAPAALSTSLDIGLSNWSFLYVTVSLYTMTKSSAILFILLFSLLFKLEEVRVALLLVVLLIAGGLFMFTYKSTQFNAQGFVLVLCASFLGGIRWTLTQILMQKAELGLQNPIDIMFHLQPLMFLGLFPLFAVFEGLPLSISEKLFRFHEAGMLFSLVGKLFLGGILAFGLGFSEFLLVSRTSSLTLSIAGIFKEICILFLATHLLGDRLSLLNWLGFAVCLSGISLHVILKAMNSKGEEALKLHKEASSDPDLELLLRQTECGEEEEEDVETPQQH from the exons atggcggcgggggcgggcggcgcggcgctggggCGGGCCGCGCTCGCGGCGCCGCTGGTGCTGCTCTACTACGGCTTCTCCATCGGCATCACCTTCTACAACAAGTGGCTTATGAAg AGCTTCCCCTTCCCGCTGCTCGTGACCCTGCTGCACCTCCTCCTCATCTTCGGCCTCTCGGCGCTCGCCCGCGCCCTGGCGCACTGCCGCtccgggcggccgcgggcggctCTCTCCTGGGCCGACTGCCTCCGCCGGGCGGCTCCCGCAG CTCTGTCAACTTCCTTGGATATTGGGCTGAGTAACTGGAGCTTCTTATACGTCACTGTCTCCCT CTACACGATGACCAAATCTTCTGCCATTCTCTTCATCCTGCTTTTTTCACTGCTCTTCAAGCTGGAGGAAGTG AGGGTGGCATTGCTGCTGGTGGTTCTGCTCATCGCTGGGGGGCTCTTCATGTTCACCTACAAGTCCACACAGTTCAACGCACAGGGGTTCGTGCTGGTGCTGTGTGCCTCTTTCCTTGGGGGTATTCGCTGGACTCTCACGCAGATACTTATGCAGAAGGCTGAATTGG GGCTCCAGAACCCCATTGATATCATGTTTCACCTGCAGCCGCTCATGTTCCTGGGGCTCTTCCCACTCTTTGCGGTGTTTGAGG GCCTGCCCTTGTCCATATCAGAGAAGCTCTTCCGTTTCCATGAAGCAGGAATGCTGTTCTCTCTGGTAGGGAAGCTGTTCTTGGGTGGAATTCTTGCCTTTGGTCTAGGCTTTTCTGAGTTCCTCTTGGTTTCCAGAACATCTAGCCTCACCCTTTCCATTGCTGGCATTTTTAAG GAAATCTGCATTTTATTCCTTGCCACACATTTGCTGGGAGACCGCCTCAGTCTCTTGAACTGGCTGGGCTTTGCTGTCTGTCTGTCAGGAATCTCCCTTCATGTCATTCTCAAAGCCATGAATTCCAAAG GTGAAGAAGCACTGAAGCTACATAAAGAGGCCAGCTCTGACCCTgacctggagctgctgctgcgccAGACTGAAtgtggtgaggaggaggaagaggatgttGAAACCCCACAGCAACACTGA
- the SLC35H1 gene encoding solute carrier family 35 member C2 isoform X2 gives MAAGAGGAALGRAALAAPLVLLYYGFSIGITFYNKWLMKSFPFPLLVTLLHLLLIFGLSALARALAHCRSGRPRAALSWADCLRRAAPAALSTSLDIGLSNWSFLYVTVSLYTMTKSSAILFILLFSLLFKLEEVRVALLLVVLLIAGGLFMFTYKSTQFNAQGFVLVLCASFLGGIRWTLTQILMQKAELGLPLSISEKLFRFHEAGMLFSLVGKLFLGGILAFGLGFSEFLLVSRTSSLTLSIAGIFKEICILFLATHLLGDRLSLLNWLGFAVCLSGISLHVILKAMNSKGEEALKLHKEASSDPDLELLLRQTECGEEEEEDVETPQQH, from the exons atggcggcgggggcgggcggcgcggcgctggggCGGGCCGCGCTCGCGGCGCCGCTGGTGCTGCTCTACTACGGCTTCTCCATCGGCATCACCTTCTACAACAAGTGGCTTATGAAg AGCTTCCCCTTCCCGCTGCTCGTGACCCTGCTGCACCTCCTCCTCATCTTCGGCCTCTCGGCGCTCGCCCGCGCCCTGGCGCACTGCCGCtccgggcggccgcgggcggctCTCTCCTGGGCCGACTGCCTCCGCCGGGCGGCTCCCGCAG CTCTGTCAACTTCCTTGGATATTGGGCTGAGTAACTGGAGCTTCTTATACGTCACTGTCTCCCT CTACACGATGACCAAATCTTCTGCCATTCTCTTCATCCTGCTTTTTTCACTGCTCTTCAAGCTGGAGGAAGTG AGGGTGGCATTGCTGCTGGTGGTTCTGCTCATCGCTGGGGGGCTCTTCATGTTCACCTACAAGTCCACACAGTTCAACGCACAGGGGTTCGTGCTGGTGCTGTGTGCCTCTTTCCTTGGGGGTATTCGCTGGACTCTCACGCAGATACTTATGCAGAAGGCTGAATTGG GCCTGCCCTTGTCCATATCAGAGAAGCTCTTCCGTTTCCATGAAGCAGGAATGCTGTTCTCTCTGGTAGGGAAGCTGTTCTTGGGTGGAATTCTTGCCTTTGGTCTAGGCTTTTCTGAGTTCCTCTTGGTTTCCAGAACATCTAGCCTCACCCTTTCCATTGCTGGCATTTTTAAG GAAATCTGCATTTTATTCCTTGCCACACATTTGCTGGGAGACCGCCTCAGTCTCTTGAACTGGCTGGGCTTTGCTGTCTGTCTGTCAGGAATCTCCCTTCATGTCATTCTCAAAGCCATGAATTCCAAAG GTGAAGAAGCACTGAAGCTACATAAAGAGGCCAGCTCTGACCCTgacctggagctgctgctgcgccAGACTGAAtgtggtgaggaggaggaagaggatgttGAAACCCCACAGCAACACTGA
- the SLC35H1 gene encoding solute carrier family 35 member C2 isoform X4, with translation MAAGAGGAALGRAALAAPLVLLYYGFSIGITFYNKWLMKSFPFPLLVTLLHLLLIFGLSALARALAHCRSGRPRAALSWADCLRRAAPAALSTSLDIGLSNWSFLYVTVSLYTMTKSSAILFILLFSLLFKLEEVRVALLLVVLLIAGGLFMFTYKSTQFNAQGFVLVLCASFLGGIRWTLTQILMQKAELGLPLSISEKLFRFHEAGMLFSLEICILFLATHLLGDRLSLLNWLGFAVCLSGISLHVILKAMNSKGEEALKLHKEASSDPDLELLLRQTECGEEEEEDVETPQQH, from the exons atggcggcgggggcgggcggcgcggcgctggggCGGGCCGCGCTCGCGGCGCCGCTGGTGCTGCTCTACTACGGCTTCTCCATCGGCATCACCTTCTACAACAAGTGGCTTATGAAg AGCTTCCCCTTCCCGCTGCTCGTGACCCTGCTGCACCTCCTCCTCATCTTCGGCCTCTCGGCGCTCGCCCGCGCCCTGGCGCACTGCCGCtccgggcggccgcgggcggctCTCTCCTGGGCCGACTGCCTCCGCCGGGCGGCTCCCGCAG CTCTGTCAACTTCCTTGGATATTGGGCTGAGTAACTGGAGCTTCTTATACGTCACTGTCTCCCT CTACACGATGACCAAATCTTCTGCCATTCTCTTCATCCTGCTTTTTTCACTGCTCTTCAAGCTGGAGGAAGTG AGGGTGGCATTGCTGCTGGTGGTTCTGCTCATCGCTGGGGGGCTCTTCATGTTCACCTACAAGTCCACACAGTTCAACGCACAGGGGTTCGTGCTGGTGCTGTGTGCCTCTTTCCTTGGGGGTATTCGCTGGACTCTCACGCAGATACTTATGCAGAAGGCTGAATTGG GCCTGCCCTTGTCCATATCAGAGAAGCTCTTCCGTTTCCATGAAGCAGGAATGCTGTTCTCTCTG GAAATCTGCATTTTATTCCTTGCCACACATTTGCTGGGAGACCGCCTCAGTCTCTTGAACTGGCTGGGCTTTGCTGTCTGTCTGTCAGGAATCTCCCTTCATGTCATTCTCAAAGCCATGAATTCCAAAG GTGAAGAAGCACTGAAGCTACATAAAGAGGCCAGCTCTGACCCTgacctggagctgctgctgcgccAGACTGAAtgtggtgaggaggaggaagaggatgttGAAACCCCACAGCAACACTGA
- the SLC35H1 gene encoding solute carrier family 35 member C2 isoform X5, whose protein sequence is MTKSSAILFILLFSLLFKLEEVRVALLLVVLLIAGGLFMFTYKSTQFNAQGFVLVLCASFLGGIRWTLTQILMQKAELGLQNPIDIMFHLQPLMFLGLFPLFAVFEGLPLSISEKLFRFHEAGMLFSLVGKLFLGGILAFGLGFSEFLLVSRTSSLTLSIAGIFKEICILFLATHLLGDRLSLLNWLGFAVCLSGISLHVILKAMNSKGEEALKLHKEASSDPDLELLLRQTECGEEEEEDVETPQQH, encoded by the exons ATGACCAAATCTTCTGCCATTCTCTTCATCCTGCTTTTTTCACTGCTCTTCAAGCTGGAGGAAGTG AGGGTGGCATTGCTGCTGGTGGTTCTGCTCATCGCTGGGGGGCTCTTCATGTTCACCTACAAGTCCACACAGTTCAACGCACAGGGGTTCGTGCTGGTGCTGTGTGCCTCTTTCCTTGGGGGTATTCGCTGGACTCTCACGCAGATACTTATGCAGAAGGCTGAATTGG GGCTCCAGAACCCCATTGATATCATGTTTCACCTGCAGCCGCTCATGTTCCTGGGGCTCTTCCCACTCTTTGCGGTGTTTGAGG GCCTGCCCTTGTCCATATCAGAGAAGCTCTTCCGTTTCCATGAAGCAGGAATGCTGTTCTCTCTGGTAGGGAAGCTGTTCTTGGGTGGAATTCTTGCCTTTGGTCTAGGCTTTTCTGAGTTCCTCTTGGTTTCCAGAACATCTAGCCTCACCCTTTCCATTGCTGGCATTTTTAAG GAAATCTGCATTTTATTCCTTGCCACACATTTGCTGGGAGACCGCCTCAGTCTCTTGAACTGGCTGGGCTTTGCTGTCTGTCTGTCAGGAATCTCCCTTCATGTCATTCTCAAAGCCATGAATTCCAAAG GTGAAGAAGCACTGAAGCTACATAAAGAGGCCAGCTCTGACCCTgacctggagctgctgctgcgccAGACTGAAtgtggtgaggaggaggaagaggatgttGAAACCCCACAGCAACACTGA